TCAATGGTGTGGCCTTGCATGATCAGGCGCTCATGGGGGGTGAGGGGGGTGGTTTTGGACAGCAAATCGGGTTGGGTGAGGGCATGCCCGAGGTCTTTGTACTGTACGGCGAGTGTGTAGTGGTGGGTGGTTTCTTCATCGAGCAGACGTTGCGTGAGGAGGTGGGTGAGTTGGGTGGTTTTGGTGGTGGGTCGCCCAGTGAGGTCATGGAGGGAGGCCGATACGCGTTGCAGGATGTGGTGGATGCCCCGCAGGGCTGCTTCGAGATCTCGGGTGTGCTCCTGCAAGAGGTTTTCTGTGGTTGTGTTGTGTTGTTGGAGTTGCTGGATGAGGCTTTGGGTGTGCAATTGGTGCTCGATCCGCAAAAGGGCTTCTTGTGCATCGATGGGTGTGTAAAGCAAGTCGTGCGCTCCTGCTTTGAGGGCGCTGTGTTTTCCTTGAAGGTCGGTGTTGGGCAGGCAACACAAGATGCGGGCAGCAGAAGCAAAATGCAAAGGCAGGCCCTCCATTCGGGTGATCAGCACGTCCACCGACTTGGGTTCCTCCTCAGGCAGGGTTTTCGGTTCCCAGAGGATGTTTTGGTGTCCTGTGTCACGCAGGATTTCTTGCAGTTCACTGGCCTGGAATTCCGGGAGGTGCAGCAAGATGGTGGCATGGGGGTGCTTGGTGGGGGTCAACCACGACGAAGTCACGGGGTCAACTTCCTGGAGTTGTGGGCAGAAGACCCAACACGTCGACTTGCATTCATCGGCTTCCTCCTTCAAGTGTGCCCAGCAGTTGCAGTTTTCTCTTGCTGGATGACTCTGGGGCACAAGGTCTTCCAACCCATGAAGGACATCACCCATCCACTCTGGGTGAGGAACATGACACGATAAAAAGGTAAGGGTGTTGGACAGGAAGACGGCAGGTGCACTTGGGGGCATGGCCTGCCGGATTCCTGCACCCATTCTACACCTGAAGGGAAACTGAAGGATGGGGGTTTTCCCTGACCTGC
Above is a window of Deinococcus misasensis DSM 22328 DNA encoding:
- a CDS encoding HD-GYP domain-containing protein, whose product is MTSSWLTPTKHPHATILLHLPEFQASELQEILRDTGHQNILWEPKTLPEEEPKSVDVLITRMEGLPLHFASAARILCCLPNTDLQGKHSALKAGAHDLLYTPIDAQEALLRIEHQLHTQSLIQQLQQHNTTTENLLQEHTRDLEAALRGIHHILQRVSASLHDLTGRPTTKTTQLTHLLTQRLLDEETTHHYTLAVQYKDLGHALTQPDLLSKTTPLTPHERLIMQGHTIEGANLLKAVKHPVFTAAALMALTHHERWNGTGYPLGLKGHHIPLAGRIAAVAGVFDAMTNPRPYRPAFSLQETLRYFREKAGVLFDGEVVKLLPEAVRLLG